One part of the Raphanus sativus cultivar WK10039 chromosome 7, ASM80110v3, whole genome shotgun sequence genome encodes these proteins:
- the LOC108817930 gene encoding ribulose-1,5 bisphosphate carboxylase/oxygenase large subunit N-methyltransferase, chloroplastic, whose amino-acid sequence MEGIITCFHPKCVSLPIRSSPLSRVSSLSHLRNRSNSLSSSSRSVPRRSLCVSSSSSADTVLAGGSPNKNERQSKVSSRKEGDDSEDLKHWMDKKGLPPCKVVLKERPAHDQNHKPIHYVAASEDLQKGDVAFSVPDSLVVTLERVLGNETIAELLTTNKLSELACLALYLMYEKKQGKKSVWYPYIRELDRQRGRGQLDVESPLLWSEAELEYLTGSPTKAEVLERAEGIKREYSELDTVWFMAGSLFQQYPFDIPTEAFSFEIFKQAFAAVQSCVVHLQNVSLARRFALVPLGPPLLAYCSNCKAMLTAVDGAVQLVVDRPYKAGDPIVVWCGPQPNAKLLLNYGFIDEDNPYDRIIVEAALSTDDPQYQDKRLVAQRNGKLSQQVFQVRVGKEKEAVQDMLPYLRLGYMSDPDEMQSVISSQGPVCSMSPCMERAVLDQLADYFMRRLAGYPTTLKEDDALLADPSLNPRKRVATRLVRLEKKMLAACLVATVDLLNELPDTTVSPCPAPYAPSLK is encoded by the exons ATGGAAGGAATAATCACATGTTTTCATCCCAAATGCGTCTCCCTTCCAATTCGTTCATCGCCACTTTCTAGGGTTTCTTCACTCTCTCACTTGAGGAACCGTAGCAATTCACTCTCTTCATCATCGCGATCGGTTCCTCGGAGGAGCCTGTGCGTTTCATCTTCGAGCTCAGCAGATACTGTACTCGCGGGCGGCTCACCAAATAAAAATGAGAGGCAGAGCAAAGTATCGAGCAGGAAGGAAGGAGATGACTCCGAGGATTTGAAGCACTGGATGGATAAGAAAGGTTTACCACCGTGCAAGGTGGTTCTCAAGGAGAGACCCGCTCACGATCAAAACCATAAACCCATTCATTATGTTGCTGCTAGCGAGGACCTTCAG AAGGGTGACGTGGCGTTTTCAGTTCCAGACTCTTTGGTGGTCACGCTTGAGAGAGTGTTGGGAAACGAGACTATTG CTGAACTGTTGACGACAAACAAGCTGTCCGAACTCGCTTGTCTAGCTTTGTATTTGATGTATGAAAAGAAACAAGGGAAGAAATCAGTTTGGTATCCTTATATAAGAGAACTCGATCGTCAAAGAGGAAGAGGTCAGTTAGATGTGGAGTCTCCGTTGCTGTGGTCAGAGGCTGAGCTAGAGTACCTAACTGGCAGCCCTACCAAG GCCGAAGTTCTTGAGAGGGCTGAGGGAATCAAAAGAGAATACTCGGAGCTTGACACTGTCTGGTTTATGGCTGGATCTTTGTTTCAG CAATACCCATTTGACATACCAACTGAAGCTTTTTCATTTGAGATTTTTAAACAAGCGTTTGCTGCTGTTCAGTCCTGTGTGGTGCATTTACAA AATGTCAGTTTGGCTCGTCGGTTTGCTTTGGTTCCTCTTGGTCCTCCCTTGTTGGCATACTGTTCCAACTGCAAGGCAATGCTTACCGCTGTTGATGGTGCTGTTCAACTCGTGGTAGATAGGCCATATAAGGCTGGTGATCCTATAGTTGTCTG GTGTGGGCCACAACCTAATGCGAAATTGCTTCTGAACTATGGATTCATTGATGAAGATAACCCTTATGATAGAATAATCGTCGAG GCAGCGCTGAGCACCGATGATCCTCAATATCAGGACAAGAGACTGGTTGCTCAAAGGAACGGAAAATTATCCCAACAAGTTTTTCAG GTTCGtgttggaaaagaaaaagaagctgTTCAGGATATGCTTCCCTACCTGAGACTGGGTTACATGTCTGATCCTGATGAAATGCAATCAGTTATTTCGTCTCAAGGTCCAGTTTGTTCA ATGAGTCCTTGCATGGAAAGAGCAGTACTAGATCAGCTTGCTGATTACTTCATGAGACGCTTGGCTGGTTACCCTACTACCCTGAAAGAGGATGATGCACTG TTGGCAGATCCTAGTTTGAATCCTAGGAAGCGAGTTGCCACACGGCTTGTCAGACTGGAGAAGAAAATGCTAGCTGCATGCCTTGTGGCAACAGTCGATTTGTTAAACGAGTTGCCCGATACAACCGTCTCTCCATGCCCAGCACCTTATGCTCCCtctttgaaataa
- the LOC108818160 gene encoding probable carboxylesterase 16 yields MPSVAVKLYSVLFKLLLKHRLHNLISASPDDGSPVDPFGVSTRPDESVAPANPSFTDGVATKDIHIDPTTSLAVRIFLPESALSPSSELLSHRRSNPRSDRRHSHHVVVIPLNRTSPEKRSESRRKSYGCGDDSYGGYAPSQRRSSRKLPVMLQFHGGGWVAGGCDSAANDFFCRRIAKVCDVIVLAVGYRLAPENRYPAAFEDGVKVLNWLAKQANLADCCKSLGDRRVNGVELKKLNVQGHVVDAFGASMVEPWLAAHADPSRCVLLGVSCGGNIADYVARKAVEAGKLLEPVKVVAQVLMYPFFIGNNPTQSEIKLANSYFYDKSVSALAWKLFLPEKEFDFDHPAANPLAVNRSGPPLKLMPPTLTVVAEHDWMRDRAIAYAEELRKVNVDSPVLEYKDAVHEFATLDMLLKTPQAQACAEDIAIWVKKYISLRGHEFSY; encoded by the exons ATGCCAAGCGTAGCTGTGAAACTCTACAGCGTCCTCTTCAAGCTTCTTTTAAAACACCGTCTCCACAACCTCATCTCAGCTTCACCTGACGACGGCTCACCGGTAGATCCCTTCGGCGTCTCCACCCGACCCGATGAATCCGTTGCCCCCGCGAACCCTTCCTTCACCGACGGCGTCGCGACCAAAGACATCCACATCGATCCGACGACGTCACTCGCCGTACGCATCTTCCTCCCGGAATCTGCTCTCTCCCCCTCCTCCGAGCTGCTAAGCCACCGCCGCAGCAACCCCAGATCCGATCGGAGGCACAGCCACCACGTCGTCGTCATCCCTCTCAACCGGACCTCTCCGGAGAAGAGGAGCGAGTCTCGTCGTAAAAGCTACGGATGCGGCGACGACTCTTACGGAGGATACGCGCCGTCTCAGAGGAGGAGCTCTCGGAAGCTTCCGGTGATGCTGCAGTTTCACGGCGGAGGTTGGGTCGCCGGAGGTTGTGACTCGGCGGCTAACGACTTCTTTTGCCGGAGGATAGCTAAAGTGTGCGATGTGATCGTCTTGGCTGTCGGATACAGGCTTGCTCCTGAGAATCGGTACCCTGCTGCGTTTGAGGATGGTGTCAAGGTTCTGAATTGGCTTGCGAAGCAAGCTAACCTAGCTGACTGTTGCAAGTCTCTAGGTGATCGACGCGTCAATGGTGTTGAGCTGAAGAAACTGAACGTTCAAGGTCACGTTGTTGATGCTTTTGGTGCTTCTATGGTTGAGCCTTGGCTCGCAGCTCACGCCGATCCTTCTag ATGTGTTCTACTGGGGGTGAGCTGTGGTGGGAACATAGCAGACTACGTAGCTCGTAAAGCGGTGGAAGCTGGGAAACTTCTAGAACCTGTTAAAGTCGTTGCACAGGTTCTAATGTACCCTTTCTTCATCGGAAACAACCCGACACAGTCCGAGATAAAGCTAGCAAACTCCTACTTCTACGATAAGTCTGTCTCTGCTCTCGCGTGGAAACTCTTCTTACCGGAGAAAGAGTTCGACTTTGACCACCCGGCAGCGAACCCACTCGCAGTTAACCGGAGCGGACCGCCTCTGAAGCTAATGCCACCAACGCTAACGGTGGTGGCGGAACATGACTGGATGAGAGATCGAGCCATTGCTTACGCTGAGGAGCTTAGGAAAGTAAACGTAGATTCTCCGGTTTTGGAATATAAAGACGCGGTTCATGAGTTTGCAACGCTTGATATGCTTCTCAAGACTCCTCAGGCACAGGCCTGCGCCGAAGATATTGCTATTTGGGTCAAGAAATACATTTCACTACGCGGCCATGAGTTCTCTTACTAA
- the LOC108818161 gene encoding 30S ribosomal protein S13, chloroplastic isoform X2: MAQMVAMPVAHSLSLICNWTKSNPLTRNTISLPPSNAPNSLSIRCARVGGVEIPSNKRIEYSLQYIHGIGRTRARQILVDLQMENKITKDMAEEELIVLRDEVSKYMIEGDLRRFNALAIKRLKEIQCYRGVRHIQGLPCRGQRTKNNCRTLKGKKIAIAGKKKVSK, translated from the exons atggcgcAGATGGTTGCGATGCCCGTAGCGCACTCGCTGTCACTCATATGCAACTGGACGAAATCGAATCCTCTCACTCGCAACACTATTTCTCTCCCACCTTCAAACGCTCCCAAT AGTCTAAGCATCAGATGTGCTCGTGTTGGTGGTGTGGAGATTCCGAGTAACAAGAGGATTGAATACTCTCTTCAGTACATTCACGGCATTGGTCGGACTAGGGCTCGCCAGATTCTCGTTGATCTTCAGATGGAGAACAAAATCACCAAAGACATGGCTGAGGAAGAGCTCATCGTGCTTCGTGATGAAGTCTCCAAGTATATGATCGAGGGTGATCTG AGGAGATTCAATGCGCTTGCTATAAAGAGATTGAAGGAGATCCAGTGTTACCGTGGGGTAAGGCACATCCAAGGCCTGCCATGTCGTGGACAGAGAACCAAGAACAACTGCAGGACTCTTAAGGGCAAGAAGATCGCAATTGCTGGCAAGAAGAAAGTTTCCAAGTAA
- the LOC108817931 gene encoding TLC domain-containing protein At5g14285: MSINVGETSVPDLPLFFTMFLIIYLIAYLIVFRNWKPQIRPEASSCLISIFHGTPAVFLASRAVFSSSSGFSFSSANTAAQNTVLDFSVAYFLTDLLHYVVFYPGDVLFIGHHLATLFVFLTCRFLVSHGACAILGLLILAEVTSACQNAWTLAGARKSDPESRLAVKVYDFLSPPFYAFYSVVRGVLGPLFFGKMVASYARGEADGVIPNWLWVSWAVVVGTAITVSILWIWNLWIELFRERKAKLGQEDKKKVR; the protein is encoded by the coding sequence ATGTCGATCAACGTCGGCGAAACCTCCGTCCCGGACCTCCCACTCTTCTTCACCATGTTCCTAATCATCTACCTCATCGCTTACCTCATCGTCTTCCGCAACTGGAAACCACAAATCCGTCCCGAAGCTTCGAGCTGTCTGATTTCAATCTTCCACGGTACTCCCGCCGTCTTCCTAGCCTCACGCGCCGTCTTCTCCTCATCATCAggcttctccttctcctccgcCAACACCGCCGCTCAGAACACCGTCCTCGATTTCAGCGTCGCCTACTTCCTCACCGATCTCCTCCACTACGTCGTCTTCTACCCCGGCGACGTCCTCTTCATCGGCCACCACCTGGCCACTCTCTTCGTCTTCCTCACCTGCCGCTTCCTCGTCTCCCACGGCGCCTGCGCCATCCTAGGCCTCCTGATCCTCGCCGAAGTCACCAGCGCGTGTCAGAACGCGTGGACCCTCGCCGGAGCGAGGAAGAGCGATCCGGAGTCTAGGCTGGCCGTTAAAGTGTACGACTTCTTGTCCCCTCCGTTTTACGCCTTCTACAGTGTCGTTAGAGGAGTGTTGGGACCTTTGTTCTTTGGGAAGATGGTTGCTTCTTACGCCAGAGGCGAAGCTGACGGCGTGATACCTAACTGGCTGTGGGTTTCTTGGGCTGTTGTTGTCGGAACTGCTATTACTGTTAGTATACTTTGGATTTGGAATCTGTGGATAGAATTGTTTAGAGAAAGGAAGGCTAAATTAGGACAAGAGGACAAGAAGAAGGTTAGATAG
- the LOC108816813 gene encoding transcription factor MYB20: protein MGRKPCCEKIGLKRGPWTIEEDHRLMNFILNNGIHCWRVVPKLAGLLRCGKSCRLRWINYLRPDLKRGGFTDAEEDRIMELHSQLGNRWSKIASHFPGRTDNEIKNHWNTKIKKKMKHLGLDQATHEPMNSIIDQTESKQITNPNMFSTSTVREETKDEPKDDIIAETSKTLIVTNNGKELQAENCKTLCAEEVDIGSLFAMQDNEISISSSSFSSLYSNISRSESSSYLAGDSVSLEQWDLDMTDPLVPWDLFGNLDDTLFLYDKM from the exons ATGGGGAGAAAACCTTGCTGTGAAAAAATTGGATTGAAAAGAGGTCCATGGACTATAGAAGAAGATCATAGACTCATGAACTTCATTCTTAACAATGGCATCCATTGCTGGAGAGTCGTCCCAAAACTTGCAG GTTTGTTGAGATGTGGGAAGAGCTGTAGACTGAGATGGATTAATTATTTGAGACCTGATCTCAAGAGAGGTGGTTTCACTGATGCTGAAGAAGATAGGATTATGGAACTTCACTCTCAACTTGGCAATAG GTGGTCTAAAATTGCCTCACATTTCCCTGGTCGAACGGATAACGAGATAAAAAACCACTGGAATACGAAgatcaaaaagaagatgaaacatCTTGGTTTAGATCAGGCTACGCATGAACCAATGAATAGTATCATCGATCAAACCGAATCTAAGCAGATAACAAATCCAAACATGTTTTCTACCAGCACAGTAAGAGAAGAAACCAAGGATGAACCGAAAGATGATATTATAGCAGAAACATCAAAAACATTAATAGTTACCAATAATGGTAAAGAACTTCAGGCCGAAAACTGCAAAACCTTATGTGCAGAAGAAGTAGACATCGGATCTCTATTCGCAATGCAAGACAACGAGATATCTATCTCGTCTTCTTCGTTCTCTTCTTTATATAGCAACATTTCAAGAAGTGAATCTTCATCATATCTTGCAGGAGATTCAGTCTCTTTAGAGCAATGGGACTTGGATATGACGGACCCTTTGGTGCCATGGGACCTCTTCGGCAATCTTGATGATACGCTTTTCCTTTATGATAAAATGTGA
- the LOC108818161 gene encoding 30S ribosomal protein S13, chloroplastic isoform X1, giving the protein MAQMVAMPVAHSLSLICNWTKSNPLTRNTISLPPSNAPNKQSLSIRCARVGGVEIPSNKRIEYSLQYIHGIGRTRARQILVDLQMENKITKDMAEEELIVLRDEVSKYMIEGDLRRFNALAIKRLKEIQCYRGVRHIQGLPCRGQRTKNNCRTLKGKKIAIAGKKKVSK; this is encoded by the exons atggcgcAGATGGTTGCGATGCCCGTAGCGCACTCGCTGTCACTCATATGCAACTGGACGAAATCGAATCCTCTCACTCGCAACACTATTTCTCTCCCACCTTCAAACGCTCCCAAT AAGCAGAGTCTAAGCATCAGATGTGCTCGTGTTGGTGGTGTGGAGATTCCGAGTAACAAGAGGATTGAATACTCTCTTCAGTACATTCACGGCATTGGTCGGACTAGGGCTCGCCAGATTCTCGTTGATCTTCAGATGGAGAACAAAATCACCAAAGACATGGCTGAGGAAGAGCTCATCGTGCTTCGTGATGAAGTCTCCAAGTATATGATCGAGGGTGATCTG AGGAGATTCAATGCGCTTGCTATAAAGAGATTGAAGGAGATCCAGTGTTACCGTGGGGTAAGGCACATCCAAGGCCTGCCATGTCGTGGACAGAGAACCAAGAACAACTGCAGGACTCTTAAGGGCAAGAAGATCGCAATTGCTGGCAAGAAGAAAGTTTCCAAGTAA
- the LOC108814569 gene encoding COP9 signalosome complex subunit 3 translates to MNTAEALIASIQGLSATSGDLSALHSVLKKAEDSLRNNGDVQLATLEELDPSIHSLGYLYILEALTRGTVSSKGVVLLMARFINSCDAGQIRLAREKFVSLCKRFKDRVLELKDPLLGVAPLLSAVRKVQVSAKCLTALHPDCLQLCLQAKCYKAGLSILSDDILEVDQPRDFYLYCYYGGMICIGLKRFQKASELLYNVVTAPMFQLNAIALEAYKKYILVTLIHSGQFSGSLPKCASTAAQRHLKSGCMPYYEVGNRYNDGKISELEAVVVAHSSDFENDNNLGLVKQAVASLYKRNILRLTQKYLTLSLQDIANMVQLAYAKEAEMHVLQMIQEGQIHALINQKDGMVRFLEDPEQYKTSEMIEVMDSVIQRTIGLSKNLFAMDESLPCDPLYLGKVGRERQRFDFGDDFDTVPQKFSM, encoded by the exons ATGAACACGGCGGAGGCTCTGATAGCGTCAATCCAGGGTTTATCAGCGACTTCCGGCGACTTATCTGCACTCCACAGCGTTTTGAAAAAAGCCGAGGACTCGCTCCGAAACAACGGGGATGTTCAACTCGCTACTCTTGAAGAGCTCGACCCTTCGATTCATTCTCTCGGCTACCTCTATATCCT CGAGGCTCTTACGCGTGGTACAGTGTCGTCGAAGGGTGTGGTTCTGCTAATGGCTCGGTTCATCAACTCTTGCGATGCTGGGCAGATTCGTTTAGCGAGGGAAAAGT TTGTTTCTCTCTGTAAGAGATTCAAAGACAGAGTTTTGGAGCTTAAGGATCCTTTACTAGGGGTGGCGCCACTGTTGTCAGCTGTTCGTAAGGTTCAGGTCTCCGCTAAGTGTTTGACTGCATTGCATCCGGATTGTCTTCAGCTGTGTCTCCAGGCGAAGTGCTATAAAGCTGGTTTGTCCATCCTTAGTGATGATATCTTGGAGGTTGACCAGCCTAGAGATTTTTATCTCTATTGCTATTATGG GGGAATGATATGCATTGGACTGAAGAGATTCCAGAAGGCATCGGAGCTTCTTTACAAT GTTGTTACTGCTCCAATGTTTCAACTCAATGCCATAGCTCTTGAGGCGTACAAAAAGTACATATTGGTGACTCTCATTCACTCTGGCCAG TTTAGTGGCAGTCTCCCCAAGTGCGCTTCTACAGCAGCTCAGAGGCACCTCAAGAGCGGGTGTATG CCTTACTACGAAGTGGGTAATCGTTACAACGATGGGAAGATCAGTGAGCTAGAGGCAGTAGTTGTGGCACACAGCTCAGATTTTGAAAAC GACAATAACCTTGGATTAGTTAAGCAAGCAGTGGCATCACTTTACAAGCGGAACATACTGAGATTGACTCAGAAGTACTTGACCTTGTCGCTTCAAGATATAGCCAACATGGTCCAACTTGCTTATGCTAAGGAGGCGGAAATGCATGTGCTTCAGATG ATCCAGGAGGGTCAGATACACGCCCTTATCAATCAGAAAGATGGAATGGTGAGATTCTTGGAGGACCCTGAGCAGTACAAAACCAGTGAGATGATAGAGGTCATGGATTCTGTCATCCAAAG GACAATTGGGCTGTCGAAGAATCTATTTGCCATGGATGAAAGCTTGCCATGTGATCCTTTATACTTGGGAAAG GTTGGAAGGGAAAGGCAAAGGTTCGACTTCGGAGACGATTTTGATACTGTCCCTCAGAAGTTCTCCATGTAA
- the LOC108817866 gene encoding uncharacterized protein LOC108817866, producing MADYHFVYKDVEGTSTQWDDIQRKLGNLPEKAPAFKPPAYTPAHDEASAPKDKAWFDGKTEEELEDLEDDKDLDDDRFLEEYRKKRLTELREAAKVRRYGSVTPISSSDFVREVTQASAEVWVVVCLYKDGFAECGLLLGCLEELAGRYPGTKFVKIVSTDCIPNYPDCNLPTLLVYHHGAVKGTHVGLKSVGRRCTPESVALVLCQSEPVLNDGKSGDDDSSREAVMAGVRRQFIERVVKDHEDKDNDDDGYNSD from the exons ATGGCTGATTATCACTTCGTCTACAAGGACGTGGAAGGAACGTCGACGCAATGGGACGATATCCAACGGAAGCTAGGGAATCTCCCGGAGAAGGCTCCGGCGTTCAAACCGCCGGCTTACACTCCGGCACATGACGAGGCTTCAGCTCCAAAGGACAAAGCTTGGTTCGATGGGAAAACAGAGGAGGAGCTTGAGGATCTCGAGGACGACAAAGATCTCGACGACGATCGCTTCCTCGAAGAATACAG GAAGAAGAGGTTGACTGAGCTGAGAGAAGCTGCTAAAGTTAGGAGGTATGGATCAGTGACTCCCATCTCTAGCTCTGATTTCGTGAGGGAGGTTACGCAAGCTTCTGCTGAAGTTTGGGTTGTTGTGTGTCTCTACAAAGATGG TTTTGCAGAGTGTGGATTGTTATTGGGTTGTCTAGAGGAACTGGCTGGCAGATACCCGGGAACGAAGTTTGTTAAGATTGTATCAACTGATTGTATTCCCAACTACCCTGATTGCAATCTCCCTACCTTGCTTGTGTACCATCATGGTGCTGTTAAAGGAACTCATGTTGGCTTGAAGAGCGTTGGCCGTAGGTGCACCCCTGAGA GTGTAGCCTTAGTTTTGTGTCAGTCAGAGCCAGTTCTTAACGATGGCAAAAGTGGAGACGATGACTCCTCAAGGGAAGCTGTGATGGCTGGCGTCCGAAGACAGTTCATAGAACGAGTGGTCAAAGACCATGAAGACAAGGATAACGATGATGATGGTTACAATAGCGATTAA
- the LOC108816755 gene encoding early nodulin-like protein 21 has product MFLWLVIVLMVSGSASLNEYKLHWDIPPANASTSLNDWASSQRFQVGDTIRFKYKKDSVMQVTKEGYMQCNSSHPRFYSNTGKTRFMFDHSVLYYFISGTSGHCEKGQKMIVEVMTHDRTTTSSALPAAMAAWFCFLSFTLSLVA; this is encoded by the exons ATGTTTCTTTGGCTAGTAATTGTCTTAATGGTTTCAGGTTCTGCCTCTTTAAATGAATACAAACTTCATTGGGATATTCCTCCTGCAAATGCTTCAACAAGTCTTAACGATTGGGCTTCCAGTCAACGGTTCCAAGTTGGAGACACCATTC GATTCAAGTACAAAAAAGATTCGGTGATGCAAGTGACAAAGGAGGGTTATATGCAATGCAATTCGTCTCACCCAAGATTCTACTCGAATACTGGCAAGACCCGGTTCATGTTTGATCACTCAGTTCTTTACTATTTCATAAGTGGAACGTCTGGTCACTGTGAAAAAGGTCAGAAAATGATCGTCGAGGTCATGACTCACGACCGTACTACCACATCCTCAGCTCTTCCAGCTGCAATGGCCGCTTGGTTCTGTTTCTTAAGCTTCACGTTATCTCTTGTAGCTTAG